One Brassica oleracea var. oleracea cultivar TO1000 chromosome C7, BOL, whole genome shotgun sequence genomic window carries:
- the LOC106305338 gene encoding protein GLUTAMINE DUMPER 6-like, with product MRATPKAEIWKSPIPYLFGGLSLVLLLIALALFSLVCIHKKSHSSNNTYPVEEEEDAGDNEAKTVIGEYLPKIVVILAGEDQPTCLAVPVIHTVSSVYPCKCGIVTVLSI from the coding sequence ATGAGGGCGACACCAAAAGCAGAAATTTGGAAGTCACCAATACCATATCTCTTTGGTGGTTTGTCTTTGGTTCTTTTGCTTATAGCTCTAGCATTATTCTCATTGGTCTGCATACACAAAAAGTCTCATTCTTCTAACAATACCTATCCTGTCGAGGAAGAAGAAGACGCCGGAGACAACGAAGCTAAGACAGTTATCGGAGAATACTTACCTAAGATCGTCGTGATTTTGGCCGGAGAGGATCAACCTACTTGTTTGGCCGTTCCGGTGATTCACACAGTGTCTTCCGTTTATCCTTGTAAATGTGGCATTGTTACTGTCCTCTCAATCTAA